A single Desulfovibrio piger DNA region contains:
- a CDS encoding CoB--CoM heterodisulfide reductase iron-sulfur subunit A family protein, giving the protein MRIGVFICHCGSNIGGTVDCAKVAETARAYPDVVYAVDLMYSCAEPGQAAIEAAIHEHKLDGVVVASCSPRMHEPTFRRTVERAGLNRYMFEMANIREHVSWIGKDKVANTNKAAELVEMAVAKLRNDKPLFSKSFDINKRVLIIGGGVAGIQAALDCADGGVPVVLVERQPTIGGKMAKLDKTFPTVDCSACILGPKMVDVAQHPNITLYAMSEVEDVSGYVGNFTVKIRKRATYVDWSLCTGCGACTEKCPSKKTPDAFNEFTGPTTAINIAFPQAIPKKAVINPEYCRQMTKGKCGVCAKVCPTGAIKYDMQDEVVTEEVGCIVAATGYDLMDWTIYEQYGGGKYPDVITSLQYERLLSASGPTEGHIKRPSDGKEPQSVVFIQCVGSRDKSIGRPYCSGFCCMYTAKQAVLTKDHIPTSQSYVFYMDIRAPSKLYDEFTRRAIEEYGTEYIRGRVSKIYPDGNGQYIVKGVDTLLGQPVEIRADLVVLAVGIEASKGSPQLAEKLRISYDSYGFFMESHPKLKPVETNTAGVFLAGVCQGTKDIPSSVSQGSAAAAKVLALFARDKLENDPQIAQVDNKRCVACGKCIRCCPFGAITEVEFRGEKKAQVIETVCQGCGVCTSTCPQGAIQLSHATDNQILAEVNALCQC; this is encoded by the coding sequence ATGAGAATAGGCGTTTTCATCTGTCACTGCGGCAGCAATATCGGCGGCACCGTTGATTGCGCCAAGGTCGCCGAGACGGCCCGAGCCTATCCCGATGTGGTCTACGCCGTGGACCTCATGTACTCCTGTGCCGAGCCCGGCCAGGCCGCCATCGAAGCGGCCATCCACGAGCACAAGCTGGACGGCGTGGTGGTGGCCTCGTGCAGCCCGCGCATGCATGAGCCCACGTTCCGCCGCACCGTGGAACGCGCCGGCCTGAACCGCTACATGTTCGAGATGGCCAACATCCGCGAGCACGTCTCCTGGATCGGCAAGGACAAGGTGGCCAACACCAACAAGGCCGCCGAACTGGTGGAGATGGCCGTTGCCAAGCTGCGCAACGACAAGCCGCTGTTCTCCAAGTCCTTCGACATCAACAAGCGCGTGCTCATCATCGGCGGCGGTGTGGCCGGCATCCAGGCCGCCCTGGACTGCGCCGACGGCGGCGTGCCCGTGGTGCTGGTGGAACGCCAGCCCACCATCGGCGGCAAGATGGCCAAGCTGGACAAGACCTTCCCCACCGTGGACTGCTCGGCCTGCATCCTGGGCCCCAAGATGGTGGACGTGGCCCAGCATCCCAACATCACCCTGTACGCCATGTCGGAAGTGGAAGACGTCTCCGGCTATGTGGGCAACTTCACCGTCAAGATCCGCAAGCGCGCCACCTATGTGGACTGGAGCCTGTGCACCGGCTGCGGCGCCTGCACGGAAAAATGCCCCAGCAAGAAGACGCCCGACGCCTTCAACGAATTCACCGGTCCCACCACGGCCATCAACATCGCCTTCCCGCAGGCCATCCCCAAGAAGGCGGTCATCAATCCCGAATACTGCCGCCAGATGACCAAGGGCAAATGCGGCGTGTGCGCCAAGGTCTGCCCCACCGGCGCCATCAAGTACGACATGCAGGACGAGGTCGTCACCGAGGAAGTGGGCTGCATCGTGGCCGCCACCGGTTACGACCTCATGGACTGGACCATCTACGAGCAGTACGGCGGCGGCAAGTACCCCGACGTCATCACCTCCCTGCAGTACGAACGCCTGCTGTCCGCCTCGGGCCCCACCGAAGGCCACATCAAGCGTCCTTCCGACGGCAAGGAGCCCCAGAGCGTGGTCTTCATCCAGTGCGTGGGCTCGCGCGACAAGTCCATCGGCCGTCCCTACTGCTCGGGCTTCTGCTGCATGTACACCGCCAAGCAGGCCGTGCTGACCAAGGACCACATCCCCACCTCGCAGTCCTACGTCTTCTACATGGACATCCGTGCCCCATCCAAGCTCTATGACGAGTTCACCCGCCGGGCCATCGAGGAATACGGCACGGAATACATCCGCGGCCGCGTGTCCAAGATCTACCCCGACGGCAACGGCCAGTACATCGTCAAGGGCGTGGACACCCTGCTGGGCCAGCCCGTGGAGATCCGCGCCGACCTGGTGGTCCTGGCCGTGGGCATCGAAGCCAGCAAGGGCTCCCCGCAGCTGGCCGAGAAGCTGCGCATCTCCTACGACAGCTACGGCTTCTTCATGGAGAGCCATCCCAAGCTGAAGCCCGTGGAGACCAACACCGCCGGCGTGTTCCTGGCCGGTGTCTGCCAGGGCACCAAGGACATCCCCTCGTCGGTGTCCCAGGGCTCGGCCGCCGCGGCCAAGGTGCTGGCGCTCTTTGCCCGCGACAAACTTGAAAATGACCCGCAGATCGCGCAGGTGGACAACAAGCGCTGTGTGGCCTGCGGCAAGTGCATCCGTTGCTGCCCCTTCGGCGCCATCACGGAAGTGGAATTCCGCGGCGAGAAGAAGGCGCAGGTTATCGAAACCGTATGTCAGGGTTGCGGTGTGTGTACCTCCACCTGTCCGCAGGGGGCCATCCAGCTTTCGCACGCTACTGACAATCAGATCCTTGCGGAGGTGAATGCCTTATGCCAGTGCTGA
- a CDS encoding CoB--CoM heterodisulfide reductase iron-sulfur subunit B family protein, translating to MRLAYYPGCSAKGSSADYEMSTQAVCGALGMRLEELPDWNCCGSTPAHAVDTELSAALCVRNLDIAARTQADMVVTPCPSCLSNLRHAAKRMEKPEFRARVNELLDNPAAESFPPVTSVMQGIAQMYDAKAIASHVKRSLRGLRLVAYYGCLMSRPAELMQFGDPENPTLMEELLGACGAEMLDFPLKTECCGASFGIPERPMTAQLSGRILEVATNMGADAIVVACPLCQMNLDLRQKQAMKGVDRYFHMPVLYYTQMMGLAFGMLPSELGLDKLVVSANALVERILDTQREDAQKAQAPEGDKA from the coding sequence ATGAGACTTGCCTACTATCCCGGCTGTTCGGCCAAGGGCTCCTCGGCCGATTACGAAATGTCCACCCAGGCCGTGTGCGGCGCCCTGGGCATGCGGCTGGAAGAGCTGCCCGACTGGAACTGCTGTGGTTCCACGCCCGCCCATGCGGTGGATACCGAACTTTCCGCGGCCCTGTGCGTGCGCAACCTGGACATCGCCGCCCGCACCCAGGCCGACATGGTGGTGACGCCCTGTCCGAGCTGCCTCTCCAACCTGCGCCATGCGGCCAAACGCATGGAAAAGCCGGAGTTCCGCGCCCGCGTCAACGAGCTGCTGGACAACCCCGCGGCCGAGAGTTTCCCGCCCGTGACCTCCGTCATGCAGGGCATCGCCCAGATGTACGACGCCAAGGCCATCGCCAGCCATGTGAAGCGCAGCCTGCGCGGCCTCAGGCTGGTGGCCTATTACGGCTGTCTCATGAGCCGCCCGGCGGAACTCATGCAGTTCGGGGATCCCGAGAACCCCACCCTCATGGAAGAGCTGCTGGGCGCCTGCGGCGCCGAGATGCTGGACTTCCCGCTCAAGACCGAATGCTGTGGCGCCTCCTTCGGCATCCCGGAACGTCCCATGACGGCGCAGCTGTCGGGCCGCATCCTCGAAGTGGCCACCAACATGGGCGCCGACGCCATCGTGGTGGCCTGCCCCCTGTGCCAGATGAACCTGGACCTGCGCCAGAAACAGGCCATGAAGGGCGTGGACCGCTATTTCCATATGCCGGTGCTCTACTACACCCAGATGATGGGCCTTGCCTTCGGCATGCTGCCCAGCGAACTGGGCCTCGACAAGCTGGTGGTCAGCGCCAACGCCCTGGTGGAGCGCATCCTCGACACCCAGCGCGAGGACGCCCAGAAGGCCCAGGCCCCCGAAGGAGATAAAGCATGA